A section of the Stenotrophomonas sp. 364 genome encodes:
- the ddlA gene encoding D-alanine--D-alanine ligase — protein sequence MGKTRVGIIFGGRSAEHEVSLQSAKNIVDALDKERFDVTLIGIDKQGQWHVSDPQAFLLNAEDPARIALNPSGNAVAVHPGVARQQLVPTDPATALEQIDVVFPIVHGTLGEDGSLQGLLRMANLPFVGAGVLGSAVAMDKDVAKRLLRDAGLAVAPFVCFNRASAANADYAALVAQLGAPLFVKPANQGSSVGVSKVHTAQQFHEALALALSYDHKALVETAIDGREIECAVLGNETPEASVCGEVVVHDEFYSYDTKYIREHGADVVVPAAISDADQQRIRAIAVRAYQALDCAGLARVDVFLGRDGQVVINEINTLPGFTRISMYPKLWAASGLGYTALITRLLELALERHARERALQSSITTTA from the coding sequence ATGGGCAAGACGCGGGTAGGCATCATTTTCGGTGGCCGTTCGGCCGAGCATGAAGTGTCGTTGCAGTCGGCGAAGAACATCGTCGATGCGCTGGACAAGGAACGGTTCGACGTCACCCTGATCGGCATCGACAAGCAGGGCCAGTGGCATGTGAGCGACCCGCAGGCCTTCCTGCTCAATGCCGAGGATCCGGCGCGGATCGCGCTGAACCCCTCGGGCAATGCGGTGGCGGTGCATCCGGGCGTGGCCCGCCAGCAGCTGGTGCCCACCGACCCGGCCACCGCGCTGGAACAGATCGACGTGGTGTTCCCCATCGTGCACGGCACGCTCGGCGAGGACGGCTCGCTGCAGGGCCTGCTGCGCATGGCCAACCTGCCGTTCGTGGGCGCAGGCGTGTTGGGGTCGGCGGTGGCGATGGACAAGGACGTGGCCAAGCGCCTGCTGCGCGATGCCGGCCTGGCCGTGGCCCCGTTCGTCTGCTTCAACCGCGCCAGCGCAGCCAACGCCGACTACGCGGCCCTGGTGGCGCAGCTGGGCGCGCCGCTGTTCGTCAAACCGGCCAACCAGGGCTCGTCGGTGGGCGTGAGCAAGGTGCATACCGCGCAGCAGTTCCATGAGGCACTGGCGCTGGCGCTGTCCTACGACCACAAGGCGCTGGTGGAAACGGCCATCGACGGCCGCGAGATCGAGTGCGCGGTGCTGGGCAATGAAACGCCGGAGGCCAGCGTCTGCGGCGAGGTGGTGGTGCACGACGAATTCTATTCGTACGACACCAAGTACATCCGCGAGCACGGCGCCGACGTCGTGGTGCCGGCGGCGATCAGCGACGCCGACCAGCAGCGCATCCGCGCCATTGCCGTGCGCGCCTACCAGGCCCTGGACTGCGCCGGGCTGGCGCGGGTGGATGTGTTCCTGGGCCGCGATGGCCAAGTGGTGATCAACGAGATCAACACCCTGCCCGGCTTCACCCGGATCAGCATGTATCCCAAGCTGTGGGCGGCCAGCGGGCTGGGCTACACCGCCTTGATCACCCGCCTGCTGGAACTGGCGCTGGAGCGGCATGCGCGCGAACGTGCGCTGCAGAGCTCCATCACGACGACGGCCTGA
- a CDS encoding SCP2 sterol-binding domain-containing protein — protein sequence MARSLLSSLKPLAGNALQLALNRALALDPDTRGALAALDGRHIALTLESPALAMRIGVDGERLTVGQVDPQQEPDLAVRSTLGGVLAQLPFLANARRGGTAPAGRVKVSGDAELARRLQQLASRFDPDWQQPFVRVFGEVLGVQVANSLRSALQHARRGASDLAHSAAEFVTEESRDVVPRAELEAFHDDVDVMRDDVERIAVRVQRLRQVRA from the coding sequence ATGGCCCGTTCCCTCCTCAGTTCCCTCAAGCCGCTGGCCGGCAATGCGCTGCAGCTGGCGCTCAACCGCGCGCTGGCGCTGGACCCGGACACCCGGGGCGCACTGGCCGCGCTGGATGGCCGCCACATCGCCCTCACCCTGGAGTCGCCCGCGCTGGCAATGCGGATCGGGGTGGACGGGGAGCGGCTGACGGTGGGCCAGGTGGACCCGCAGCAGGAACCGGACCTGGCGGTGCGCAGCACGCTGGGTGGGGTGCTGGCGCAACTGCCGTTCCTGGCCAACGCACGCCGTGGCGGCACCGCCCCGGCCGGGCGGGTCAAGGTCTCCGGCGATGCCGAGCTGGCGCGCCGGCTGCAGCAGCTTGCGAGCCGTTTCGATCCGGACTGGCAGCAGCCGTTTGTGCGTGTGTTCGGCGAGGTGCTGGGGGTGCAGGTAGCCAACAGCCTGCGCTCGGCGCTGCAGCATGCGCGCCGCGGCGCGTCCGACCTGGCGCACAGCGCCGCTGAATTTGTCACCGAGGAGTCGCGCGACGTGGTACCGCGAGCAGAACTGGAAGCCTTCCACGACGACGTGGACGTGATGCGCGACGATGTGGAACGCATTGCGGTGCGCGTGCAGCGCCTGCGCCAGGTGCGCGCATGA
- the ubiB gene encoding ubiquinone biosynthesis regulatory protein kinase UbiB: MKAMFRATRIGRVILRYRLDDLLEGTVAERWLRLAKPFVPRASADIAVQSRGARLRLALQDLGPIFVKFGQILSTRRDLIPADIANELTLLQDRVKPFDGAAAQRIVEQALGRPVSEAFASFDLQPLASASIAQVHAATLADGRQVVVKVLRPDIEKQIGADIALLNSAAALVERTHPRADKIRPREVVAEVENTLAAELDLQREGANASVLRRNWVDSDDLYVPEVIWSHTAERALTLERVWGIPSDDIAALDKAGIDRKALAAKGVRVFYTQVFRDNFFHADAHAGNIWVDIDPARRDNPRFIALDFGIMGQLSEQDQYYLAENFMAIFNKDYRRMAELHVEAGWMPNNVRIDELEAAARSVCEPYFTRPLSQISLAEVLIKLFRVAQRYELTLQPQLILLQKTLLNIEGVGRQLDPELDIWAVARPVLERILRERYSPRRVLKELRKRLPEIMTHTPDMPRLVHAWLKQQVEGGHELSMRSQDLVALNTNLQKLQKRAVAAIAGVGLLIVAAVLYGMQPGGWYFGDAPVWSWVSGAAGLFSLASAWWRR, from the coding sequence ATGAAGGCGATGTTCCGTGCCACCCGCATTGGTCGCGTGATCCTGCGTTACCGCCTGGACGACCTGCTGGAAGGCACCGTGGCCGAGCGTTGGCTGCGCCTGGCCAAGCCGTTCGTACCGCGCGCGTCGGCCGACATCGCCGTCCAGTCGCGCGGCGCGCGCCTGCGCCTGGCGCTGCAGGACCTCGGCCCGATCTTCGTCAAGTTCGGGCAGATCCTGTCGACCCGCCGCGACCTGATCCCGGCCGACATCGCCAATGAACTCACCCTGCTGCAGGACCGCGTGAAGCCGTTTGACGGTGCTGCCGCGCAGCGCATCGTCGAGCAGGCGCTGGGCCGCCCGGTCAGCGAAGCCTTCGCCAGCTTCGACCTGCAGCCGCTGGCCTCGGCCTCGATCGCACAGGTGCACGCAGCCACCCTGGCCGATGGCCGCCAGGTGGTGGTCAAGGTGCTGCGCCCGGACATCGAAAAGCAGATCGGCGCCGACATCGCGCTGCTCAACTCCGCGGCCGCGCTGGTCGAGCGCACCCACCCGCGCGCGGACAAGATCCGCCCACGCGAAGTGGTGGCTGAAGTAGAGAACACCCTGGCCGCCGAACTGGACCTGCAGCGCGAAGGCGCCAATGCCAGCGTGCTGCGCCGCAACTGGGTCGACTCGGACGACCTGTACGTGCCGGAAGTGATCTGGAGCCACACCGCCGAGCGCGCGCTCACCCTGGAACGGGTGTGGGGCATTCCGTCGGACGACATCGCCGCGCTGGACAAGGCCGGCATCGACCGCAAGGCACTGGCCGCGAAGGGCGTGCGGGTGTTCTACACCCAGGTGTTCCGCGACAACTTCTTCCACGCCGATGCGCACGCCGGCAACATCTGGGTCGACATCGATCCGGCCCGGCGTGACAACCCGCGCTTCATCGCGCTGGATTTCGGCATCATGGGCCAGCTGTCCGAGCAGGATCAGTACTACCTCGCCGAAAACTTCATGGCCATCTTCAACAAGGACTACCGGCGCATGGCCGAGCTCCATGTTGAAGCGGGCTGGATGCCCAACAACGTGCGCATCGACGAGCTGGAAGCGGCGGCGCGGTCGGTCTGCGAGCCGTACTTCACCCGCCCGCTGTCGCAGATCTCGCTGGCCGAAGTGCTGATCAAGCTGTTCCGCGTGGCCCAGCGCTACGAACTGACCCTGCAGCCGCAGCTGATCCTGCTGCAGAAGACCCTGCTCAACATCGAAGGCGTGGGCCGTCAGCTCGATCCGGAACTGGATATCTGGGCGGTCGCACGGCCGGTGCTCGAACGCATCCTGCGCGAGCGCTACAGCCCGCGCCGGGTACTGAAGGAACTGCGCAAGCGGCTGCCGGAAATCATGACCCACACCCCGGACATGCCGCGCCTGGTGCACGCCTGGTTGAAGCAGCAGGTGGAAGGCGGGCACGAGCTGTCGATGCGCTCGCAGGACCTGGTGGCGCTCAACACCAACCTGCAGAAGCTGCAGAAGCGTGCGGTGGCCGCGATCGCCGGCGTTGGCCTGCTGATCGTGGCGGCGGTGCTGTATGGCATGCAGCCGGGTGGCTGGTACTTCGGCGATGCGCCGGTGTGGAGCTGGGTGAGCGGCGCGGCCGGCCTGTTCTCGCTGGCCAGCGCGTGGTGGCGGCGCTGA
- a CDS encoding O-methyltransferase — MTLQALKEELARFGADNDATHTARAQRMLNITPDTGALLGVLVRATGARRVLEIGTSNGYSTLWLAEAAAAVGGHVTTLEYAADKVALARSTFDRSGLGAHIALVHAEGGAWLHAAADDSIDLLFLDSERSQYLDWWPQLRRVLRPGGLLVVDNAVSHAEQMAAFDACVRDDPQFQCVLVPIGNGELIAVRSAA, encoded by the coding sequence ATGACGCTGCAGGCGCTCAAGGAGGAGCTGGCCCGCTTCGGCGCCGACAACGACGCCACCCACACCGCGCGTGCCCAGCGCATGCTCAACATCACGCCCGACACCGGGGCGTTGTTGGGGGTCCTGGTGCGCGCCACCGGCGCACGCCGGGTACTGGAAATCGGCACCTCCAACGGCTATTCCACGCTGTGGCTGGCCGAGGCCGCCGCCGCGGTCGGTGGCCACGTCACCACGCTGGAATACGCCGCCGACAAGGTCGCGCTGGCGCGCAGCACCTTCGACCGCAGCGGGCTGGGTGCGCATATCGCGCTGGTCCACGCCGAGGGCGGCGCATGGTTGCATGCCGCGGCCGACGACAGCATCGACCTGCTGTTTCTGGATTCCGAACGCAGCCAGTACCTGGACTGGTGGCCGCAGCTGCGCCGGGTGCTGCGGCCCGGTGGCCTGCTGGTGGTCGACAACGCGGTGTCGCACGCCGAACAGATGGCGGCCTTCGATGCCTGCGTGCGTGACGATCCGCAGTTCCAGTGCGTGCTGGTGCCGATCGGCAACGGCGAACTGATCGCGGTACGCAGCGCCGCCTGA
- a CDS encoding pseudouridine synthase → MALPARGGDNRSVNDTDTAFPATADAVPLQLLHVDDRLAVVNKPAGLMVHDSKLARGEDDFLADRLREQLGKPIFLVHRLDRATSGCLLLAFDRESASVLGKALMGGDVTKDYLAICRGWPAEEAFTVDHDLDGGPGKPVKKQAITHFQRVAVGEIAVPVGEFETSRYALLRCQPQTGRFRQIRRHLKHLSHHLIGDTSHGDGRHNRSFRMQGIHRMLLHAERLRFPHPDGSAMDVSAPVDGEFRKAMDVLGWGLTA, encoded by the coding sequence ATGGCGCTGCCCGCGCGCGGCGGGGATAATCGGTCGGTGAACGACACCGACACCGCATTCCCCGCCACCGCCGACGCGGTCCCGCTGCAGCTGCTGCACGTGGACGACCGCCTGGCCGTGGTCAACAAGCCCGCCGGGCTGATGGTCCACGACAGCAAACTGGCCCGTGGCGAAGACGACTTCCTCGCCGACCGCCTGCGCGAGCAGCTCGGCAAGCCGATCTTCCTGGTCCACCGCCTGGACCGCGCCACCAGTGGCTGCCTGCTGCTGGCCTTCGACCGCGAAAGCGCCAGCGTGCTCGGCAAAGCGCTGATGGGCGGCGACGTCACCAAGGACTACCTGGCCATCTGCCGCGGCTGGCCGGCCGAGGAGGCGTTCACCGTCGACCACGACCTGGACGGTGGTCCTGGCAAGCCGGTCAAGAAGCAGGCCATCACCCATTTCCAGCGCGTGGCCGTGGGCGAGATCGCCGTGCCCGTCGGCGAGTTCGAAACCTCGCGCTATGCATTGCTGCGTTGCCAGCCGCAGACCGGCCGCTTCCGCCAGATCCGCCGCCACCTCAAGCACCTGTCGCATCACCTGATCGGCGACACCAGCCACGGCGATGGCCGGCACAACCGCAGTTTCCGCATGCAGGGCATCCACCGCATGCTGCTGCACGCCGAACGCCTGCGCTTCCCGCACCCCGATGGCAGCGCGATGGATGTCAGCGCCCCGGTGGACGGGGAGTTCCGGAAGGCGATGGATGTGTTGGGGTGGGGTCTGACCGCGTAG
- a CDS encoding DUF2059 domain-containing protein codes for MLLIRSLALAATPRRALTRVGLVLALGLASIAPALAAPPSDADINRLLAASRAQTMLDSMLPQIEAMQRQQFQQVAQQRQLDAQQQEQMKRMEARTTQTIRQALSWQQLRPMYVDLYKKSFSKEDVLAMAEFYESSAGQSLLDKTPALMQNVMVAIQEKMQPLFVDLQKDLEAIMNEAPAQAPAKK; via the coding sequence ATGCTCTTGATCCGCTCCCTGGCCCTTGCCGCCACTCCCCGCCGTGCACTGACCCGTGTCGGCCTTGTACTGGCGCTGGGCCTGGCCTCGATCGCGCCGGCGCTGGCCGCCCCGCCGTCCGATGCCGACATCAACCGGCTGCTGGCAGCCTCGCGCGCACAGACCATGCTGGACAGCATGCTGCCGCAGATCGAGGCGATGCAGCGCCAGCAGTTCCAGCAGGTCGCCCAGCAGCGCCAGCTGGATGCGCAGCAGCAGGAGCAGATGAAGCGGATGGAGGCCCGCACCACCCAGACCATCCGCCAGGCACTGTCGTGGCAGCAGCTGCGGCCGATGTACGTGGACCTGTACAAGAAGAGCTTCAGCAAGGAAGACGTGCTGGCGATGGCCGAGTTCTACGAGAGCTCGGCCGGCCAGAGCCTGCTCGACAAGACCCCGGCACTGATGCAGAACGTGATGGTGGCCATCCAGGAAAAGATGCAGCCGCTGTTTGTGGACCTGCAGAAGGACCTGGAGGCGATCATGAACGAAGCGCCGGCCCAGGCACCGGCGAAGAAGTAA
- the arfB gene encoding alternative ribosome rescue aminoacyl-tRNA hydrolase ArfB, with translation MASGPVTISAHLSIPDAELVERFVRASGAGGQNVNKVSTAVELRFDVAGSPSLPEALRSRLLARRDRRMTGEGVLVIDAQRFRTQDRNRDDARERLAAFIQESLSVPKPRVATKPSYGAKLRRLDEKKGRAQIKRGRTTRNWE, from the coding sequence ATGGCTTCCGGACCCGTCACCATCAGCGCGCACCTGTCGATTCCCGATGCGGAACTCGTTGAACGTTTCGTGCGCGCCAGCGGCGCCGGCGGCCAGAACGTCAACAAGGTCTCCACCGCCGTGGAACTGCGCTTCGACGTGGCCGGCTCACCGTCGTTGCCCGAAGCGCTGCGCTCGCGCCTGCTGGCCCGGCGCGACCGGCGCATGACCGGCGAGGGCGTGCTGGTCATCGATGCCCAGCGCTTCCGCACCCAGGACCGCAACCGCGACGACGCCCGCGAGCGCCTGGCCGCCTTCATCCAGGAAAGCCTCAGCGTGCCCAAGCCGCGCGTGGCCACCAAGCCCTCGTATGGCGCCAAGCTGCGCCGCCTGGACGAGAAAAAAGGCCGCGCGCAGATCAAGCGCGGACGCACCACACGCAATTGGGAGTGA
- a CDS encoding lysophospholipid acyltransferase family protein has protein sequence MPQVKPNRFLRWLARCTLRLGGWKVVGTFPDVPKLVFIIAPHSSNWDGFWGMAAKIALGMQVKVLGKASLFWWPLSPLLRALGVIPLDRSSPQGTVEQAVSLIRGSERMWYAITPEGTRKAVTHWKAGFLKIARMADVPVLAAYFHYPEKTIGIGPLFYSTGDDAADMAAIRDYYRPWQGKNRGTV, from the coding sequence ATGCCGCAGGTCAAACCAAACCGCTTCCTTCGCTGGCTGGCCCGCTGCACGCTGCGCCTGGGCGGCTGGAAAGTGGTGGGCACCTTCCCCGACGTGCCCAAGCTGGTCTTCATCATTGCCCCGCACTCGTCCAACTGGGACGGGTTCTGGGGCATGGCCGCCAAGATCGCGCTGGGCATGCAGGTCAAGGTGCTGGGCAAGGCCTCGCTGTTCTGGTGGCCGCTGTCGCCGCTGCTGCGCGCGCTGGGCGTGATCCCGCTGGACCGCAGCTCGCCGCAGGGTACCGTCGAGCAGGCGGTCAGCCTGATCCGCGGGTCCGAACGCATGTGGTATGCCATCACCCCCGAAGGCACCCGCAAGGCGGTGACCCACTGGAAGGCCGGGTTCCTGAAGATCGCGCGGATGGCCGACGTGCCGGTGCTGGCGGCGTACTTCCACTACCCCGAGAAGACCATCGGGATCGGCCCCCTGTTCTACTCCACGGGCGACGATGCCGCCGACATGGCCGCCATCCGCGACTACTACCGGCCCTGGCAGGGCAAGAACCGCGGCACCGTCTGA
- the dcp gene encoding peptidyl-dipeptidase Dcp — protein MSRTVVLAAAISLALAACSGKESTPVSDTQTPAAQQPADASTNPLLSASTLPFQAPPFDKIKDSDYLPAFNEGMKQHLAEIRKIADNPEPATFDNTIEALERSGETLTRVSRIFFGLVQADTNDARQKIQEEVAPKLADHQDEINLDPKLFARIKTIYDQRQSLGLDPVQLRLVERDYQEFVRAGAQLNDADKASLRKLNVEETTLATQFHTRLVAATAAGAVVVDDKAKLAGLDEDAINTAAADAKDRKLDGKYLLPLQNTTQQPVLASLSDREQRAAVLKASETRAEKGDANDTRQTVQRLAQLRAQKAKLLGFDNYAAYSLADQMAKTPAAALKLLTDTVPAATAKARGEIGEMQKVIDAQKGGFKLAASDWDFYAEQVRKAQYDLDESQIKPYFEMDNVLQNGVFYAATQLYGITFKPRTDIPTYHADMKVYEVFDKDGTSLALFYTDYFKRDSKSGGAWMDVFVEQDGLTGAKPVVYNVCNFTKPAAGQPALLSFDDVTTMFHEFGHALHGMFSKVKYPSIAGTSTSRDFVEFPSQFNEHWALDPKVFANYAKNYKTGEPMPQALVDKILKARTFNQGYATTEYLSAALLDLAWHTQPADAPLQDVASFEAGALKKFKVDLPQVPPRYRTTYFDHIWGGGYSAGYYAYFWAEVLDHDAFEWFKENGGLTAQNGQVFRDKILSRGNSVELSDLYRDFRGKDPSVEPLLVNRGLK, from the coding sequence ATGTCGCGTACCGTAGTTTTGGCCGCTGCCATCAGCCTGGCGCTGGCGGCCTGTTCCGGCAAGGAGTCCACCCCCGTGTCCGACACCCAGACCCCCGCCGCGCAGCAGCCGGCCGATGCCTCCACCAACCCCCTGTTGAGCGCCAGCACGCTGCCGTTCCAGGCGCCGCCGTTCGACAAGATCAAGGACAGTGACTACCTGCCGGCCTTCAACGAAGGCATGAAGCAGCACCTGGCCGAGATTCGCAAGATCGCCGACAACCCCGAGCCGGCCACCTTCGACAACACCATCGAAGCGCTGGAGCGCAGCGGCGAAACCCTGACCCGCGTGTCGCGCATCTTCTTCGGCCTGGTCCAGGCCGATACCAACGACGCGCGCCAGAAGATCCAGGAAGAAGTCGCCCCGAAGCTGGCAGACCACCAGGACGAGATCAACCTCGACCCGAAGCTGTTCGCGCGCATCAAGACCATCTACGACCAGCGCCAGTCGCTGGGCCTGGACCCGGTGCAGCTGCGCCTGGTCGAGCGTGACTACCAGGAGTTCGTGCGCGCCGGCGCGCAGCTCAACGACGCCGACAAGGCCTCGCTGCGCAAGCTCAACGTGGAAGAAACCACGCTGGCCACCCAGTTCCACACCCGCCTGGTGGCCGCCACCGCCGCCGGTGCCGTGGTGGTGGACGACAAGGCCAAGCTGGCCGGCCTGGACGAGGACGCGATCAACACCGCCGCGGCCGACGCCAAGGACCGCAAGCTGGATGGCAAGTACCTGCTGCCGCTGCAGAACACCACCCAGCAGCCGGTGCTCGCCTCGCTGAGCGACCGTGAGCAGCGCGCCGCCGTGCTCAAGGCGTCGGAAACGCGCGCCGAAAAGGGCGACGCCAACGACACCCGCCAGACCGTCCAGCGCCTGGCCCAGCTGCGTGCGCAGAAGGCCAAGCTGCTGGGCTTTGACAACTACGCCGCCTACAGCCTGGCCGACCAGATGGCCAAGACCCCGGCAGCCGCGCTGAAGCTGCTCACCGACACCGTGCCGGCGGCCACCGCCAAGGCGCGCGGCGAGATCGGCGAGATGCAGAAGGTGATCGACGCCCAGAAGGGCGGTTTCAAGCTCGCCGCGTCCGACTGGGACTTCTACGCCGAGCAGGTGCGCAAGGCGCAGTACGACCTGGACGAGTCGCAGATCAAGCCGTACTTCGAGATGGACAACGTGCTGCAGAACGGCGTCTTCTACGCCGCCACCCAGCTGTATGGCATCACCTTCAAGCCGCGCACCGACATCCCGACCTACCACGCGGACATGAAGGTCTACGAAGTGTTCGACAAGGACGGCACCTCGCTGGCGCTGTTCTACACCGACTACTTCAAGCGTGACAGCAAGTCCGGTGGCGCCTGGATGGACGTGTTCGTCGAACAGGACGGCCTGACCGGTGCCAAGCCGGTGGTCTACAACGTGTGCAACTTCACCAAGCCCGCCGCCGGCCAGCCCGCGCTGCTCAGCTTCGATGACGTGACCACGATGTTCCATGAGTTCGGCCACGCCCTGCATGGCATGTTCTCGAAGGTGAAGTACCCGTCCATCGCCGGCACCAGCACCTCGCGCGATTTCGTCGAGTTCCCCTCGCAGTTCAACGAACACTGGGCGCTGGACCCGAAGGTGTTCGCCAACTATGCCAAGAACTACAAAACCGGCGAGCCGATGCCGCAGGCACTGGTCGACAAGATCCTCAAGGCGCGCACCTTCAACCAGGGCTATGCGACCACCGAGTACCTGTCGGCCGCGCTGCTTGACCTGGCCTGGCACACCCAGCCGGCCGACGCGCCGCTGCAGGACGTGGCCAGCTTCGAAGCGGGCGCGCTGAAGAAGTTCAAGGTCGACCTGCCGCAGGTGCCGCCGCGCTACCGCACCACCTACTTCGACCACATCTGGGGCGGCGGCTATTCGGCCGGGTACTACGCCTACTTCTGGGCCGAAGTGCTCGACCATGACGCCTTCGAGTGGTTCAAGGAAAACGGTGGCCTGACCGCGCAGAACGGCCAGGTGTTCCGCGACAAGATCCTCTCGCGCGGCAACAGCGTGGAGCTGTCGGACCTGTACCGCGATTTCCGCGGCAAGGACCCCTCGGTGGAACCGCTGCTGGTCAACCGCGGCCTGAAGTAA
- a CDS encoding 3-dehydroquinate dehydratase — MSIFIIRGPEAAGQLIRTAQPLPAPVLKSLVHRAIDAGTTVAIRACGSEQELLDALRVADHSRGEVTLLDPGACVGSLRLQQLLPYLRNAYVEVHDDDTRSPEACLPPDIGQRIGVAHGYCAQSYMHALEIALDHLGCSEIVDGVHVGT, encoded by the coding sequence ATGTCGATTTTCATCATCCGTGGCCCGGAGGCAGCGGGCCAGCTGATCCGCACCGCGCAGCCGTTGCCGGCGCCGGTCCTGAAGTCGCTGGTGCACCGTGCGATCGACGCGGGCACCACGGTGGCCATCCGCGCGTGCGGGTCCGAACAGGAACTGCTGGATGCACTGCGCGTGGCCGACCACAGCCGTGGCGAGGTGACCTTGCTGGACCCAGGTGCGTGCGTGGGCAGCCTGCGCCTGCAGCAGCTGCTGCCGTACCTGCGCAATGCCTACGTGGAAGTGCACGACGATGACACCCGCAGCCCCGAAGCCTGCCTGCCGCCGGACATCGGCCAGCGCATCGGCGTGGCACACGGGTACTGCGCGCAGAGCTACATGCATGCGCTGGAGATCGCACTGGACCACCTGGGGTGCAGCGAGATCGTGGACGGGGTGCACGTGGGGACGTGA
- the lepB gene encoding signal peptidase I gives MDMPATDPTAAPSNRMLHWLKKEALPLAVMLGLLLAARDSLANHYQVPSGSMQHTLMPGDRVVVDMRAYGLRLPFTSVELLPTGQPQRGDVAVFDSPVDGIRLIKRIAAVGGDRVELHDGHLSINGQPLADASQGEVEDFGQHVAQLDLGQGGGPDITGLTVPDGKVLMLGDHRGNSADGRFFGLVQASALYGKASHVYYRRGDGLTWQAL, from the coding sequence ATGGATATGCCCGCTACCGACCCCACCGCCGCACCCTCCAACCGCATGCTGCACTGGCTGAAAAAGGAAGCACTGCCGCTGGCGGTGATGCTGGGCCTGCTGTTGGCCGCGCGCGACTCGCTGGCCAACCACTACCAGGTGCCCAGCGGTTCGATGCAGCACACCCTGATGCCGGGCGACCGGGTAGTGGTGGACATGCGCGCCTATGGCCTGCGCCTGCCTTTCACCTCGGTGGAACTGCTGCCTACCGGCCAGCCGCAGCGCGGCGACGTGGCGGTGTTCGACTCGCCGGTGGACGGCATCCGCCTGATCAAGCGGATTGCCGCGGTGGGCGGCGACCGGGTCGAGCTGCATGACGGCCACCTCAGCATCAATGGCCAGCCGTTGGCCGACGCCAGCCAGGGCGAGGTCGAAGACTTCGGCCAGCATGTGGCCCAGCTCGATCTTGGACAAGGTGGTGGGCCGGACATCACCGGCCTGACCGTGCCGGACGGCAAGGTGCTGATGCTGGGCGACCACCGTGGCAACAGCGCCGACGGCCGCTTCTTCGGGCTGGTCCAGGCCAGCGCCTTGTACGGCAAGGCGTCGCACGTCTACTACCGGCGCGGCGATGGCCTGACCTGGCAGGCGCTGTAA